ACTAAGGCGAGAGACGGCCGGATCGTTTAAACTCAGGTAAGCAAGGGTATACGCACTTCTGGCATAGCCTCTCTGCAGCAAATCTTCCAAGGTATCGATGAACTCCCGCCTTTGATCTTCCGTTATTGCACCGTCGAAAGCCGATTTCCATATGTTGTCTACAACAGTCCCAAACTGTTCTTCAAGCTCACGCTGTCTCCTCAGCTTAGCGGACAAATCTTCTTTCTCACCGGGAAACAGTAAGGTTTCATCGGATCTGAAATGTCGTAGCCTAGATACAGGCGCCTCAAGCGGGCTGTCCTCACTGCGGATTTTTTTTGTCGCTCCAGCTGCCACCTCATCTTCATTCAAGGCATCTTCTTGCTTTCGCTTTACCCCTTTACTTTCCTCTTCCTCCATGGACTGCGAAGCAACTGTCACAGGAAGTGTCTGTCCTCCAAAAAATGCCGGAGAAACCGCTTGGATCGGAGGCAAGGGGATAACAGGGAAGGGGATCTGGAAAGGAATCTTCCCCAAGGGATTGATAGGAGCCGAGTTGGGCATCAAATGCTGCGGAGGCACTCCTTGCTGGAAAAGAGAGAGTAGTTGCGGGCCAGGCGCCGCCCGCGCTTGCTGGAGAGGAGTTACCTGTTCCTGATTCGGAGGACCAAATTGTGGAAAATGGGGAGAGTTAAAGAGATTCATTACATCCTTGATAATTGATTAATTTAATTAGAGCGCTTCAGTGGGATTGAGAGTTTGACCCACAATAACTGAAGCTAAAACAGCTGGTTTTATGTGCAAAAAGCTTGAAACCTTCTAACTTTCAAACTCCCCTTTCGCCATCTCCACCTTCATGAAAGACTTCATTTTATTTTGAATGGGAGCGCCCTTCTTATGGGCTAAGACATAGTAATCAAGAGCTTTGACAATATCACAATCGACACCGTCGCCTGTCTCGAACATCTTCCCCAGCTGAAAAAAAGACTTCATATGCCCTGCACCATCTGCAGCTTTTTTATAGAGCTCATAGGCCTTCTTCTTGTCCATCGGAACACCATCTCCTGCCGCGTACCGAAGGGCCAGACCGTGAAGTGCGGAAGGATAATCCTGATCGGCCGAAAGCTGCATGTAGTGAATCGCCTCTTCTACATTAGTCTCCACTCCATCACCCGTGAGCTTCATCGCAGCATAGGTATACTGTGCCACTTTGTGCCCGCGATCGGCGCATTTCTTATAAAGAGCGCACGCCTCCGGTTTATTCACGGCAATTCCGTCTCCGAAGTAGAAACACGCTGCAAGATTGTGCTCTGCTTCAAGATGTCCCTTAGCAGCCGCTCTTTTAAAAAGTTCGTAGGCGCGCGGCAAGTCTTTAGTGACATGTACACCGTATAGCAGTTGGTACGCGAAACGATACTCCGCCTCAGTCTGTTTTAAAATTTCAGCATTCTCCTCGAAGAGCTTAACTGCCGTGGCCGGATCAGCCTCGACTCCGTTGCCCTGAAAAAGGCAATAGGCATAATTATAGCGCGCTTTAGGATGTCCAAGGGCTGCCGCCACCCTCCAGCAATACGCCACTTCAGCACTCTTTTCGCCATCGGGATAATTTTTGCTGAGAGCTGCACCAAATGCGAAGCAGCACTCGCCGCATCCGAGTTCCACACCCCTCTTGTAGTAACTTAAGGCATCCTCTTGCCGGAATTTTAAGTCTTCAGGATATTTCAAAATCAAGGAAGCCAAAGCAAAAGCACTTCTTGCAACCCCTTGCTGCAACAGATCCTCCAGGAAATCGACGACTGCCTGCCTTTGCTCTTGCGTTGTGGGGCCTTCGCACATCAATTTCCGTACGTCTTCCAAAGCAGCTCCATACGCGCTTTCAAGCGCTTGCTGCCGCTCCAGTCTAGGGAATAAATCCTCTTTCTCCGCGGGATGCAGCAGGGTTTCATCCAACCTAAAGTATCCTTTCCTTAATGCAGGCGGCTTCACAGCACCGTCTTCGCGGCGGGCTTTTTTGGTCGCTACCCCGACGTTCGCCGTCTCTTCCAGCTTCCTTTTCACCCCTTTACTCTCTTCTTCCGCCATAGGCTCCGGCGCAGTTGGTGCAGGGAGTGCCTGCCCAACAAAAATACCCTGGGGAACTGTTTGCATCGCAGGCAACGGATTAAACGCCATCGGATTTGCCATTGCCATCTGAGGCGGGATTGCCTGCTGGAAAAGAGGCTGCAAATGAGGACCAGGCGCTATCGGTGCCGGCTGAAGAGGATTCCCCTGTCCCGGGTTCAAAGGGGCAAAAAGTGGGTATTGAAAATAGGGAAAGTTAAAGGGATTCATGAGTTTATCCTTGATAATCGAAAATTTAAATTAGAGCGCTTCAGCTGGATTGAGAGTTTGACCACAATAACTGAAGCTAAAACTGCCGGTTTCACGTACAAAGGTTTGCAAAAGCCTAAATGTCATATCCCCCTTTTGCCATTTCCACCTTCATGACAGACTCCAATGTATTTTGAATGGGAGCACCCTTCTTATGGGCTAGGACATAGTAGTCTAGAGCTTTGACAATATCACACTCGACACCGTCGCCGGCCTCGAGCATCCCCCCCAGCTGAACAAAAGACTTCGCATGCCCTGCACCATCTGCAGCTTTTTTATAGAGCTCATAAGCCTTCTTCTTGTCCATCGGAACACCCTCTCCTGCCGCGTAACGAAGGGCCAGAGCGTGAAGCGCGGAAGGATAATCCTGATCAGCCGAAAGCTGCAGGTAGTGGATCGCCTCTTCTACATTGGTCTCCACTTCATCACCCGTGAGCTTCATCACAGCATAATTATACTGAGCTTTTCGATCGCCGCGATCACCGCATCTCTGATATAAAGCACACGCCTCCGGTTTATTAACAGCAGTTCCCTCTCCGTAATATAAACTCCCTGCAAGAGCGAGCTCTGCCACAGCATGTCCCTTTGCAGCCGCCCTTTTAAAAAGCTCATAAGCACGCGGTAAGTCTTTAGCGACATGTACGCCGCTAGACAGCTCACTGGCGAACTTATACTCTGCTTCAGGCAGTTTACTCGATTCCCTCGATCGGCGCATCTCTTATACAAAGTGCACGCTTCCGGTTTATTAACGGCAGTTCCCTCTCCATTAAACAAACTCGTTGCAAGATTGATCTCTGCCGCAGCATGTCCCTT
The sequence above is drawn from the Estrella lausannensis genome and encodes:
- a CDS encoding SEL1-like repeat protein encodes the protein MNPFNFPYFQYPLFAPLNPGQGNPLQPAPIAPGPHLQPLFQQAIPPQMAMANPMAFNPLPAMQTVPQGIFVGQALPAPTAPEPMAEEESKGVKRKLEETANVGVATKKARREDGAVKPPALRKGYFRLDETLLHPAEKEDLFPRLERQQALESAYGAALEDVRKLMCEGPTTQEQRQAVVDFLEDLLQQGVARSAFALASLILKYPEDLKFRQEDALSYYKRGVELGCGECCFAFGAALSKNYPDGEKSAEVAYCWRVAAALGHPKARYNYAYCLFQGNGVEADPATAVKLFEENAEILKQTEAEYRFAYQLLYGVHVTKDLPRAYELFKRAAAKGHLEAEHNLAACFYFGDGIAVNKPEACALYKKCADRGHKVAQYTYAAMKLTGDGVETNVEEAIHYMQLSADQDYPSALHGLALRYAAGDGVPMDKKKAYELYKKAADGAGHMKSFFQLGKMFETGDGVDCDIVKALDYYVLAHKKGAPIQNKMKSFMKVEMAKGEFES
- a CDS encoding tetratricopeptide repeat protein, whose amino-acid sequence is MKLTGDEVETNVEEAIHYLQLSADQDYPSALHALALRYAAGEGVPMDKKKAYELYKKAADGAGHAKSFVQLGGMLEAGDGVECDIVKALDYYVLAHKKGAPIQNTLESVMKVEMAKGGYDI